A single genomic interval of Pseudodesulfovibrio sp. S3 harbors:
- a CDS encoding YciI family protein: MEVHEDQEFAYVYFMSGNPEEIGEAVPGHIRYWEDLRLEGYRGGPFADRSGGMIVFTAVDEDQAKRIVAGDPFVERGVVGESWLKAWRAE; encoded by the coding sequence ATGGAAGTTCATGAAGACCAGGAGTTTGCCTATGTCTATTTCATGTCAGGAAATCCCGAGGAGATAGGTGAAGCGGTGCCCGGGCACATCCGGTATTGGGAAGACCTGCGTCTTGAGGGGTATCGGGGCGGTCCGTTCGCCGATCGTTCCGGCGGAATGATCGTGTTTACCGCCGTTGACGAGGATCAGGCAAAGCGGATAGTGGCCGGCGATCCCTTTGTGGAGCGGGGGGTGGTCGGTGAGTCGTGGCTCAAGGCGTGGCGGGCGGAATAA